The Aureimonas mangrovi genome includes a region encoding these proteins:
- a CDS encoding phosphoserine transaminase has protein sequence MANITQPALRPADPRFSSGPCAKRPGWTLDALSDAPLGRSHRAKVGKSKLLQAIEETREVLRVPADYRIGIVPASDTGAVEMAMWSLLGARGVDMLAWESFGAGWVTDAVKQLGLKDARVLEAGYGEIVDLADVNFDNDVVFTWNGTTSGVRVPNGDAIPANRQGLTICDATSAAFAQDLPFDKLDVVTFSWQKVLGGEAAHGMIILSPRAVERLESYKPAWPLPKIFRMTKGGKLIEGIFKGETINTPSMLCVEDYLDALQWAKSIGGLDGLKKRADDNLAVIERFVAENDWIGFLAKTEETRSNTSVCLTFTDPAITALSADDQAAFAKGVSSALEKEGVALDIGAYRDAPPGLRIWAGATVEKGDLEALMPWLAYAYEVQKGTLAKAA, from the coding sequence ATGGCGAACATCACCCAGCCGGCATTGCGTCCGGCCGACCCCCGTTTTTCTTCCGGCCCTTGTGCCAAGCGTCCCGGCTGGACGCTGGATGCGCTCTCCGACGCCCCGCTCGGGCGCTCGCATCGCGCCAAGGTCGGTAAATCCAAACTCCTTCAGGCGATCGAGGAAACGCGCGAGGTTCTGCGCGTTCCGGCCGATTACCGCATCGGCATCGTGCCGGCCTCCGACACGGGCGCTGTGGAGATGGCCATGTGGTCGCTTCTCGGTGCGCGCGGCGTCGACATGCTGGCGTGGGAAAGCTTCGGCGCCGGTTGGGTGACGGATGCCGTCAAGCAGCTTGGGCTGAAGGATGCGCGCGTTCTCGAAGCCGGTTACGGCGAGATCGTCGACCTCGCGGACGTCAATTTCGACAACGACGTCGTCTTCACCTGGAACGGCACCACCTCCGGCGTGCGCGTTCCGAACGGCGACGCGATCCCTGCAAACCGTCAGGGTCTCACGATCTGCGACGCGACCTCGGCCGCCTTCGCGCAGGACCTGCCCTTCGACAAGCTCGATGTCGTGACCTTCTCCTGGCAGAAGGTGCTGGGCGGCGAGGCCGCGCACGGCATGATCATCCTCTCGCCCCGCGCGGTCGAGCGGCTGGAAAGCTACAAGCCGGCCTGGCCGCTGCCGAAGATCTTCCGCATGACCAAGGGCGGCAAGCTGATCGAGGGCATCTTCAAGGGCGAGACGATCAACACGCCTTCGATGCTCTGCGTCGAGGACTATCTCGACGCGCTGCAATGGGCGAAGTCCATCGGCGGGCTCGACGGCCTGAAGAAGCGCGCGGACGACAATCTGGCCGTGATCGAGCGCTTCGTCGCCGAGAACGACTGGATCGGTTTCCTTGCGAAGACCGAAGAGACGCGCTCCAACACCTCGGTCTGCCTCACCTTCACAGATCCCGCGATCACCGCGCTTTCGGCCGACGACCAGGCCGCCTTCGCAAAGGGCGTCTCCTCGGCGCTGGAGAAGGAAGGCGTCGCGCTCGATATCGGTGCGTATCGCGACGCGCCTCCGGGTCTGCGCATCTGGGCCGGCGCGACGGTGGAGAAGGGCGATCTCGAAGCCCTGATGCCGTGGCTCGCCTATGCCTACGAGGTCCAGAAGGGCACGCTGGCCAAGGCCGCCTGA
- a CDS encoding outer membrane protein, producing MNRLFVLALMGASALAPQAASAADIFVPPPVEYVEEVKPNYSGWYIRGDVGYQFESETDGHWAFYNIFPGVEGIDDYYRYDKLTLEDGATFGLGAGYRFNEIFRADATVDFFRADVSGRTNCPLMIRTDPAHNIGPFGECYYEDSTEADVWTIMANAYVDLPQFGLITPYIGAGIGTAYVSYDTNNAQEVCPPCDPSYVRYSGTNEGADDWRFASSLMAGASIDLTQQLALDIGYRFTKIWEGDAWGYDAQDTEFGATGIQTKDNGFDVHAVRAGLRYSFF from the coding sequence ATGAACCGGCTCTTCGTGCTCGCCCTGATGGGTGCGAGCGCTCTCGCCCCGCAGGCAGCCTCGGCCGCGGACATCTTCGTTCCGCCGCCGGTCGAGTACGTCGAGGAGGTCAAGCCGAACTACAGCGGCTGGTACATCCGCGGTGACGTCGGCTACCAGTTCGAGTCCGAGACCGATGGTCATTGGGCCTTCTACAACATCTTCCCGGGCGTCGAGGGCATCGACGACTACTATCGCTACGACAAGCTGACGCTGGAAGACGGGGCGACCTTCGGCCTTGGCGCCGGCTACCGCTTCAACGAGATCTTCCGCGCCGACGCGACGGTGGACTTCTTCCGCGCCGACGTTTCGGGCCGCACCAATTGCCCGCTGATGATCCGCACCGACCCGGCGCACAACATCGGCCCCTTCGGCGAGTGCTACTATGAGGACTCCACCGAGGCCGACGTCTGGACGATCATGGCGAACGCCTATGTCGACCTGCCGCAGTTCGGTCTCATCACCCCGTATATCGGCGCCGGCATCGGCACGGCCTATGTCAGCTACGACACGAACAACGCGCAGGAAGTCTGCCCGCCCTGCGACCCGTCCTATGTCCGCTACTCGGGCACCAACGAAGGCGCCGACGACTGGCGTTTCGCCTCCTCGCTGATGGCGGGCGCGAGCATCGACCTGACGCAGCAGCTCGCCCTCGACATCGGCTATCGCTTCACCAAGATCTGGGAAGGCGACGCTTGGGGCTACGACGCGCAGGACACGGAGTTCGGGGCGACGGGCATCCAGACGAAGGACAACGGCTTCGACGTCCACGCGGTCCGCGCGGGCCTTCGCTACAGCTTCTTCTGA
- a CDS encoding DUF1236 domain-containing protein, which translates to MRTALLAASTAAIALAAPTFAQTTTTTTTTVVEETTAAPVVEIPGTVRTYVVEQAQPSVTLEGRLVRGEILPDTVEYYDIPEEPDYAYTVVNNQRVLVRPSTREIIEIYE; encoded by the coding sequence ATGCGCACCGCTCTTCTGGCCGCTTCGACCGCCGCCATCGCCTTGGCTGCGCCGACTTTCGCCCAGACCACCACGACCACGACCACGACAGTGGTCGAGGAAACGACCGCTGCACCGGTGGTCGAAATCCCCGGCACGGTTCGGACCTACGTGGTCGAGCAGGCACAGCCTTCCGTGACGCTCGAAGGACGTCTCGTGCGCGGCGAGATCTTGCCGGACACAGTCGAGTACTACGATATCCCGGAAGAGCCGGACTATGCCTACACGGTGGTGAACAACCAGCGCGTGCTGGTGCGGCCCTCGACGCGCGAGATCATCGAGATCTACGAGTAA
- the serA gene encoding phosphoglycerate dehydrogenase, giving the protein MAPRVLVSDKLSPTAVQIFKDRGVEVDYLPDLGKDKDKLLEVIGQYDGLAIRSATKVTEKLIEAATKLKVVGRAGIGVDNVDIPAASRKGIIVMNTPFGNSITTAEHAIALMFATARQLPAADASTQAGKWEKNRFMGVEITGKTLGVIGCGNIGSIVASRGVGLKMKVIGFDPFLSPERAKELGIEKVELADLFKRADFITLHVPMTDKTRNIIDAAAIATMKDGVRIINCARGGLIVEKDLAEAIKSGKVAGAGVDVFETEPATDSPLFGLENVVCTPHLGASTSEAQENVALQVAEQMSDYLIQGAVTNAINMPSISAEEAPILTPYVKLAEVLGGFAGQVTEDSITAVEILFDGQPAGMNTRALTAAALAGLLKPQMQSVNMVSAPLMAKERGIQVSEVRRDKTGIFDGYIKVTIKTPTMERSIAGTCFSDGKPRFIQIKGINMEADVGRHMLYTTNKDVPGVIGQLGTTFGKAGINIANFHLGRDEEGGNAIALLYLDAPLTPAFIQEIEGLNAIGQAKLLEFEI; this is encoded by the coding sequence ATGGCACCCCGCGTTCTCGTTTCCGACAAGCTTTCCCCCACCGCCGTCCAGATCTTCAAGGATCGCGGCGTCGAGGTCGACTATCTGCCGGACCTCGGCAAGGACAAGGACAAGCTTCTCGAGGTCATCGGCCAGTATGACGGCCTCGCGATCCGCTCCGCCACCAAGGTCACCGAGAAGCTGATCGAGGCCGCGACCAAGCTCAAGGTCGTCGGCCGCGCCGGCATCGGCGTCGACAATGTCGACATCCCGGCCGCTTCGCGGAAGGGCATCATCGTGATGAACACGCCTTTCGGCAACTCGATCACCACCGCCGAGCATGCCATCGCGCTGATGTTCGCCACCGCGCGCCAGCTTCCCGCCGCCGACGCTTCCACGCAGGCCGGCAAGTGGGAGAAGAATCGTTTCATGGGCGTCGAGATCACCGGCAAGACGCTGGGCGTGATCGGCTGCGGCAATATCGGCTCGATCGTCGCCTCGCGGGGCGTCGGCCTGAAGATGAAGGTCATCGGCTTCGACCCGTTCCTCTCGCCGGAACGTGCGAAGGAACTCGGCATCGAGAAGGTCGAGCTCGCCGATCTGTTCAAGCGCGCCGACTTCATCACCCTGCACGTGCCGATGACGGACAAGACCCGCAACATCATCGATGCGGCGGCGATCGCGACGATGAAGGACGGCGTGCGCATCATCAACTGCGCACGCGGCGGGCTGATCGTCGAGAAGGACCTCGCCGAGGCGATCAAGTCGGGCAAGGTCGCGGGCGCCGGCGTCGACGTCTTCGAGACCGAGCCGGCGACGGATTCGCCGCTCTTCGGCCTGGAGAACGTCGTGTGCACGCCGCATCTGGGCGCCTCGACCTCCGAGGCGCAGGAGAACGTCGCGCTGCAGGTTGCCGAGCAGATGTCGGACTATTTGATCCAGGGCGCGGTGACGAACGCCATCAACATGCCCTCGATCTCGGCCGAGGAAGCGCCGATCCTGACGCCCTACGTCAAGCTCGCCGAAGTGCTGGGCGGCTTCGCCGGCCAGGTGACCGAGGATTCGATCACCGCCGTCGAGATCCTGTTCGACGGCCAGCCGGCGGGCATGAACACCCGCGCCTTGACGGCGGCGGCCCTCGCCGGGCTTCTCAAGCCGCAGATGCAGAGCGTCAACATGGTCTCGGCGCCGCTGATGGCCAAGGAGCGCGGCATCCAGGTTTCCGAGGTGCGGCGCGACAAGACCGGCATCTTCGACGGCTACATCAAGGTGACGATCAAGACCCCGACGATGGAGCGTTCGATCGCCGGGACCTGCTTCTCCGACGGCAAGCCGCGCTTCATCCAGATCAAGGGCATCAACATGGAGGCCGATGTCGGCCGCCACATGCTCTACACGACCAACAAGGACGTGCCGGGTGTCATCGGCCAGCTCGGCACCACCTTCGGCAAGGCGGGCATCAACATCGCCAACTTCCATCTCGGCCGCGACGAGGAAGGCGGCAATGCGATCGCGCTTCTCTATCTTGATGCGCCGCTGACGCCGGCCTTCATCCAGGAGATCGAAGGCCTCAACGCCATCGGTCAGGCCAAGCTCCTTGAGTTCGAGATCTGA
- a CDS encoding DMT family transporter yields MNRFWTHPYLLLCLTAACWGANAVAGKLAVGHVSPMMLTLVRWAIAIAIVLPFAWAPLRRDWPVVRANVLFLFALGVFGMALFNGLFYTALLYTSAVQATIVQSAMPLVVFIGMFFLFGQRVRRAQLIGFSITALGVAIAAARGDLSTLLSLDLNRGDALMVVAVVLYAGYTVALGFRPKLHWLTMILVLCVGALVASVPMLIWEIETGGYIAPDARGWAVALFTAIFPSLVGQVLYIRGVEMIGASRANLFINFVPIFGAGLAVLVLAEPLLPYHFVALALVICGITIAERARLGTGSGA; encoded by the coding sequence ATGAACCGGTTTTGGACGCATCCCTATCTGCTTCTGTGCCTGACCGCCGCATGCTGGGGCGCGAACGCGGTCGCAGGGAAGCTCGCCGTCGGCCACGTGTCGCCGATGATGCTCACTCTCGTGCGCTGGGCCATCGCCATCGCGATCGTTCTGCCCTTCGCATGGGCCCCGCTGCGCCGTGACTGGCCCGTGGTGCGGGCCAACGTCCTCTTTCTGTTCGCGCTGGGCGTCTTCGGCATGGCCCTGTTCAACGGGCTTTTCTACACGGCGCTCCTTTACACCAGCGCCGTGCAGGCGACGATCGTGCAGTCGGCTATGCCGCTCGTCGTCTTCATCGGAATGTTCTTCCTGTTCGGCCAGCGCGTGCGGCGCGCACAGCTCATCGGCTTTTCGATCACCGCGCTCGGCGTGGCGATCGCCGCCGCGCGCGGCGACCTCTCAACGCTCCTCTCGCTCGACCTCAACCGGGGCGACGCGCTGATGGTCGTCGCCGTCGTCCTCTACGCGGGCTACACGGTGGCGCTCGGCTTCCGGCCGAAGCTGCACTGGCTGACGATGATCCTCGTCCTGTGCGTGGGCGCTCTCGTCGCCTCGGTGCCGATGCTGATCTGGGAGATCGAAACCGGCGGCTACATCGCTCCGGACGCGCGGGGCTGGGCGGTCGCGCTCTTCACCGCCATCTTCCCCTCGCTCGTCGGTCAGGTCCTCTACATCCGCGGCGTGGAGATGATCGGGGCAAGCCGCGCCAACCTCTTCATCAACTTCGTGCCGATCTTCGGCGCGGGGCTCGCGGTCCTCGTCCTTGCCGAACCGCTCCTGCCCTATCACTTCGTGGCGCTGGCGCTCGTGATCTGCGGCATTACGATAGCGGAGCGCGCGCGGCTGGGCACCGGCAGCGGCGCATGA
- the rpoH gene encoding RNA polymerase sigma factor RpoH — protein sequence MAQANLPSIASGEGGLSRYLEEIRRFPMLEPQEEYMLAKRYAEHDDRAAAHKLVTSHLRLVAKIAMGYRGYGLPIGEVVSEGNVGLMQAVKRFDAERGFRLATYAMWWIKASIQEYILRSWSLVKMGTTANQKRLFFNLRKMKSRIQALDEGDLRPDQVKTIATQLGVSDEEVVSMNRRLSGDASLNAPIRAGEGESGEWQDWLVDQSESQEEVLAREDELDQRRGMLRGAMNVLNDRERRIFEARRLSEDPLTLEALSGEFDISRERVRQIEVRAFEKVQKAVQDTAEAARRQLRVVEEAGA from the coding sequence ATGGCTCAAGCCAATCTTCCCAGCATCGCGTCCGGAGAGGGCGGCCTCAGCCGCTATCTCGAGGAAATCCGCCGTTTTCCGATGCTGGAGCCCCAGGAAGAATACATGCTGGCGAAGCGTTACGCCGAGCATGACGACCGGGCAGCGGCACATAAGCTCGTCACCAGCCATCTGCGGCTCGTGGCCAAGATCGCCATGGGCTATCGCGGCTACGGGCTGCCGATCGGTGAAGTCGTATCCGAAGGCAATGTCGGCCTGATGCAGGCCGTCAAGCGCTTCGACGCCGAGCGGGGCTTCCGCCTGGCGACCTACGCCATGTGGTGGATCAAGGCCTCGATCCAGGAATACATCCTGCGGTCGTGGAGCCTCGTCAAGATGGGCACCACGGCGAACCAGAAGCGCCTGTTCTTCAACCTGCGCAAAATGAAGAGCCGCATTCAGGCTCTCGATGAGGGCGACCTGCGGCCGGATCAGGTGAAGACGATCGCCACGCAGCTCGGCGTCAGCGACGAGGAAGTCGTGTCCATGAACCGTCGCCTTTCGGGCGATGCCTCGCTCAACGCGCCGATCCGCGCGGGCGAAGGCGAATCCGGCGAGTGGCAGGACTGGCTGGTGGATCAGTCGGAGAGCCAGGAAGAGGTTCTCGCGCGTGAGGACGAGCTGGATCAGCGCCGCGGGATGCTGCGTGGCGCCATGAATGTCCTGAACGATCGCGAGCGCCGCATCTTCGAGGCCAGGCGCCTGTCCGAAGACCCGCTGACGCTGGAAGCGCTTTCGGGCGAGTTCGACATCAGCCGCGAGCGCGTGCGCCAGATCGAGGTGCGTGCGTTCGAGAAGGTCCAGAAGGCGGTCCAGGATACGGCGGAAGCCGCACGCCGACAGTTGCGCGTGGTCGAAGAGGCCGGCGCCTGA
- a CDS encoding adenylosuccinate synthase, with product MANVVVVGSQWGDEGKGKIVDWLSERADVVVRFQGGHNAGHTLVVDGVSYKLSLLPSGVVRQGKLSVIGNGVVFDPHAFVAEKVRLEGQGVSISPQTLRIADNTALILSLHRELDAIRESAAAGTKIGTTRRGIGPAYEDKVGRRAIRAMDLAEPDTLRERVERLLAHHNPLRRGLGEPEIAVETILDELVSVADEITPYLDRVWRLLDERRRAGDRILFEGAQGTLLDIDHGTYPFVTSSNTVAGQAAAGSGLGPSAAGFVLGITKAYTTRVGEGPFPSEQDNEIGQFLGEKGHEFGTVTGRKRRCGWFDAVLVRQAVAINGIHGLALTKLDVLDGLDELCIAVAYELDGERIDYFPASPAAQKRIKPIYEKLEGWKDTTAGARRWSELPAQAVKYVRHIEELVGAPVTLLSTSPERDDTILVRDPFED from the coding sequence ATGGCAAACGTTGTGGTCGTCGGCTCCCAGTGGGGAGACGAAGGGAAGGGCAAGATCGTCGACTGGCTGTCGGAGCGGGCAGACGTGGTCGTGCGCTTCCAGGGCGGCCACAATGCCGGTCACACGCTTGTCGTGGACGGCGTCTCCTACAAGCTTTCGCTTCTGCCCTCCGGCGTCGTGCGCCAGGGCAAGCTCTCGGTGATCGGCAACGGCGTGGTCTTCGATCCTCACGCCTTCGTCGCCGAAAAGGTCCGGCTGGAAGGGCAGGGGGTCTCAATTTCCCCGCAGACGCTGCGCATCGCCGACAACACGGCGCTGATTCTCTCCCTGCATCGTGAGCTCGACGCCATCCGCGAGAGCGCGGCCGCCGGAACCAAGATCGGCACCACGCGACGCGGCATCGGCCCGGCCTACGAGGACAAGGTGGGCCGGCGCGCCATCCGCGCGATGGACCTTGCCGAGCCCGACACGCTGCGCGAGCGCGTGGAGCGGCTTCTCGCGCACCACAACCCGCTGCGTCGCGGACTTGGTGAGCCGGAGATTGCCGTCGAGACGATTCTCGACGAGCTCGTCTCGGTCGCCGACGAGATCACCCCCTATCTCGATCGCGTCTGGCGCCTTCTGGACGAGCGCCGCCGTGCGGGAGACCGCATCCTCTTCGAGGGTGCGCAGGGTACGCTTCTCGATATCGATCACGGCACCTATCCGTTCGTCACCTCATCCAACACCGTTGCGGGCCAGGCGGCGGCGGGCTCGGGTCTCGGCCCATCCGCGGCCGGCTTCGTCCTCGGCATCACCAAGGCGTACACAACGCGCGTCGGCGAGGGGCCTTTCCCGTCGGAGCAGGACAACGAGATCGGCCAGTTCCTCGGCGAGAAGGGGCACGAGTTCGGGACGGTGACCGGGCGCAAGCGCCGCTGCGGCTGGTTCGACGCCGTGCTCGTGCGCCAGGCGGTGGCGATCAACGGCATTCACGGCCTCGCGCTGACCAAGCTCGATGTCCTCGACGGGCTCGACGAGCTCTGCATCGCCGTCGCCTACGAACTGGATGGCGAGCGCATCGACTATTTCCCCGCGAGCCCCGCGGCGCAGAAGCGCATCAAACCGATCTACGAGAAGCTCGAGGGCTGGAAAGACACGACGGCGGGTGCCCGCCGCTGGAGCGAGTTGCCCGCGCAGGCCGTAAAATACGTGCGCCATATCGAGGAACTTGTCGGCGCGCCCGTGACGCTCCTGTCCACTTCGCCCGAGCGTGACGATACGATACTTGTTCGCGACCCGTTTGAAGATTAG
- a CDS encoding outer membrane protein, whose translation MTIRSTILATLAASLALGASVAAAADYGPVYAGMLSPAPEIVPVEVGTGWYLRGDVEYGFDSDYDGSASYSIFGTDFGPAYTDFGLDEGFGGGLGVGYQLTDYLRGDLTARYSKFDVGAASDFECFGAGPCSFGASAEARSWDLMANAYVDLGTFAGFTPYVGGGLGAVNVSYEDVSTVGCEGDPAFCTTTSFDGDDSWRFAYALMAGVGYNLNRSLTLDIGYRYLNIDGGDVASFTSSDPIDPSIFAEDDGYDRHIITAGLRYKLW comes from the coding sequence ATGACCATCCGCAGCACTATCCTGGCGACACTCGCCGCATCCTTGGCCCTCGGCGCGTCCGTTGCGGCCGCCGCGGATTACGGCCCGGTCTATGCCGGCATGCTAAGCCCGGCGCCGGAGATCGTGCCTGTCGAGGTCGGCACGGGCTGGTATCTGCGCGGCGACGTCGAATATGGCTTCGACAGCGACTACGATGGTTCGGCGAGCTACAGCATCTTCGGCACCGATTTCGGCCCGGCCTACACCGATTTCGGGCTCGATGAGGGGTTCGGTGGCGGTCTCGGTGTCGGCTACCAGCTCACCGACTATCTGCGCGGCGACCTGACGGCGCGCTACTCCAAGTTCGATGTCGGTGCGGCTTCGGATTTCGAGTGCTTCGGCGCCGGCCCGTGCAGCTTTGGCGCCTCGGCGGAGGCGCGCAGCTGGGACCTGATGGCCAACGCCTATGTCGATCTCGGCACGTTCGCAGGCTTCACGCCCTATGTCGGTGGCGGTCTCGGTGCGGTGAACGTCTCTTACGAGGACGTTTCGACGGTCGGTTGCGAGGGTGATCCAGCCTTCTGCACCACCACCAGTTTCGACGGCGATGACAGCTGGCGTTTCGCCTACGCGCTGATGGCAGGGGTCGGCTACAACCTGAACCGCAGCCTGACGCTCGACATCGGCTATCGCTACCTCAACATCGATGGCGGAGACGTCGCCTCGTTCACCTCGTCCGACCCGATCGATCCCTCGATCTTTGCCGAGGACGACGGATACGACCGCCACATCATCACCGCTGGCCTTCGCTACAAGCTCTGGTAG
- the glmM gene encoding phosphoglucosamine mutase produces MSRSYFGTDGIRGRANRHPMTPEVAMKVGMAAGLAFRRGSYRHRVVIGKDTRLSGYMFENALVAGLTSAGVDVFLLGPIPTPAVAMLTRSMRADLGIMISASHNPFDDNGIKLFGPDGYKLSDEVELEIEKLIEEDLSGRMPDGSQLGRAKRVDGVHDRYIEFAKRTLPREFTLEGLRIAIDCANGAAYRVAPEVLWELGAEIVKIGVEPNGTNINLNCGSTSPAALQQKVREVRADIGIALDGDADRVLIVDEKGEIVDGDQLMAVVAEAWAADGRLTAGGVVATVMSNLGLERFLAGQGIQLARTKVGDRYVVEHMREHGYNVGGEQSGHIVLSDFGTTGDGLVAALQVLSVVRKAGGSVSEVCRRFEPVPQVLKNVRFAGGEPLERDSVRSAIDNGRVRLGNSGRLVIRPSGTEPLIRVMAEGDDPALVAGVVDDIVGALHQSAA; encoded by the coding sequence ATGTCGAGAAGCTATTTCGGAACGGACGGTATCCGAGGCAGGGCGAACCGCCATCCGATGACGCCCGAGGTCGCGATGAAGGTCGGCATGGCCGCCGGTCTGGCTTTCCGGCGTGGCAGCTACCGGCACCGCGTCGTGATCGGCAAGGACACGCGCCTGTCCGGCTATATGTTCGAGAACGCGCTCGTCGCGGGCCTCACTTCGGCCGGCGTCGATGTCTTCCTGCTCGGCCCGATCCCCACCCCGGCGGTGGCGATGCTGACCCGCTCCATGCGCGCCGATCTCGGCATCATGATCTCGGCGTCTCACAACCCCTTTGACGACAACGGCATCAAGCTCTTCGGTCCGGACGGCTATAAGCTTTCTGACGAGGTCGAACTCGAAATCGAGAAGCTGATTGAGGAGGACTTGTCCGGCCGTATGCCCGACGGCTCGCAGCTCGGCCGCGCCAAGCGCGTCGACGGGGTCCACGATCGCTATATCGAGTTCGCCAAGCGCACGCTGCCCCGCGAATTTACGCTTGAGGGCCTGCGCATCGCAATCGACTGCGCCAACGGCGCTGCCTATCGCGTAGCGCCCGAGGTCTTGTGGGAACTCGGCGCCGAGATCGTGAAAATCGGCGTGGAGCCGAACGGCACCAACATCAACCTCAATTGCGGCTCGACCAGCCCGGCGGCGCTCCAGCAGAAGGTGCGCGAGGTGCGCGCCGACATCGGCATAGCGCTCGACGGTGACGCCGACCGCGTCCTCATCGTCGACGAGAAGGGCGAGATCGTCGACGGCGACCAGCTGATGGCGGTCGTCGCCGAGGCCTGGGCAGCGGATGGGCGCCTCACGGCGGGCGGCGTCGTCGCCACCGTCATGTCGAATCTCGGCCTTGAGCGGTTCCTTGCGGGGCAGGGCATCCAGCTCGCCCGCACCAAGGTGGGCGACCGTTATGTCGTCGAGCACATGCGCGAGCATGGGTACAATGTCGGCGGCGAGCAATCCGGCCACATCGTCCTCTCGGACTTCGGCACGACGGGCGACGGGCTAGTGGCCGCGTTGCAGGTGCTGTCGGTGGTGCGCAAGGCCGGCGGGTCGGTGTCCGAGGTCTGCCGCCGCTTCGAGCCGGTGCCGCAGGTCCTGAAGAACGTGCGTTTTGCAGGCGGTGAGCCACTGGAGCGCGACAGCGTGCGCAGCGCGATCGACAACGGCCGCGTTCGCCTCGGCAACAGCGGCCGGCTCGTCATCCGCCCGTCCGGCACCGAGCCTCTGATCCGCGTGATGGCCGAAGGGGACGATCCGGCGCTGGTCGCAGGAGTGGTCGACGATATCGTGGGCGCGTTGCACCAGTCGGCCGCGTGA